One genomic window of Niveibacterium sp. SC-1 includes the following:
- a CDS encoding AlpA family phage regulatory protein, with the protein MDTLPNTGFLRLPQIVGNPKANPPIPALVPICRSAWWQGVREGRYPKPVKLGPRTTAWRVEDIRALIESL; encoded by the coding sequence ATGGACACCCTTCCCAACACCGGTTTTCTGCGCCTGCCCCAGATTGTCGGTAACCCAAAAGCCAATCCACCCATCCCCGCCCTCGTCCCGATCTGCCGTTCTGCTTGGTGGCAGGGCGTCCGGGAGGGGCGCTACCCGAAGCCCGTCAAGCTCGGACCACGGACCACGGCGTGGCGAGTCGAAGATATCCGCGCGCTGATCGAATCCCTCTGA